From the genome of Bifidobacterium asteroides, one region includes:
- a CDS encoding alpha-N-arabinofuranosidase produces MEERKQSKPGKAHLILDTRTRPIPINERVFGSFVEHLGRGIYTGIYEPDHPTADKAGFRHDVIDLVKELGVTAIRYPGGNFVSGYRWEDGVGPRSERPKRIDLAWHSGESNEFGLHEMADWLDELGGNELMEAVNLGTRGIQEALDLLEYANVPYGTALSDTRRRNGREQPFGIRMWCLGNEMDGTWQIGHKTAHEYARLVTQTATAMRMVDPDLELVACGSSSHSMPTFGEWERTVLEEAYDQINFISCHAYYEPHNRDMASFLASGVDMDGFIRDVASVIAAVRGRLKSKHKVYISFDEWNVWYQDAEPSKSPVGIGNWPQGSRLLEDIYSVADAVVFGDLLITLLRNADIVHAASLAQLVNVIAPIMTEPGGPAWRQTIFFPFALTAKYAKGGSVLPSQEDSDACKTSQYGDVPMTDSVAVRGADGSLTVFVVNRCLDRSVEYCSDLSGLYKAEKVVVQSLHDEDIAARNTLGDPERVGLRTRKDFTLENGKLSIMLPPVSWTAIHID; encoded by the coding sequence ATGGAAGAACGGAAGCAATCAAAGCCTGGAAAAGCGCATCTGATTCTGGACACGCGGACAAGGCCCATTCCCATCAATGAACGCGTTTTCGGCTCGTTCGTCGAGCATCTGGGTCGTGGTATCTATACAGGCATCTACGAACCTGATCATCCGACTGCAGACAAGGCGGGATTCAGACACGATGTCATTGATTTGGTAAAGGAGCTTGGCGTCACTGCTATCCGCTATCCCGGCGGGAATTTTGTATCCGGCTATCGCTGGGAGGATGGTGTCGGACCGCGTTCTGAACGTCCTAAGCGCATTGATCTGGCCTGGCATTCGGGCGAAAGCAATGAATTCGGTCTTCATGAGATGGCGGATTGGCTGGACGAGCTGGGCGGCAACGAGCTCATGGAGGCAGTCAATCTTGGTACACGGGGTATTCAAGAGGCACTTGATCTACTTGAATACGCCAATGTTCCTTATGGCACGGCTTTGTCCGACACGCGTCGACGTAATGGCCGTGAGCAGCCGTTCGGAATTCGGATGTGGTGCTTAGGCAATGAAATGGATGGTACTTGGCAGATCGGTCACAAGACTGCCCATGAATACGCCAGACTGGTTACTCAGACTGCAACAGCGATGCGCATGGTCGACCCCGATCTAGAGTTGGTGGCCTGCGGCTCTTCTTCGCACAGTATGCCTACCTTTGGTGAATGGGAACGCACTGTACTGGAGGAAGCCTACGATCAGATTAATTTCATTTCCTGCCACGCGTATTATGAGCCGCACAATCGCGATATGGCCAGCTTCTTGGCTTCCGGCGTCGATATGGATGGGTTCATCCGCGATGTAGCCTCAGTCATAGCGGCGGTTCGTGGCAGACTTAAGAGCAAGCACAAGGTCTATATATCTTTCGATGAATGGAATGTTTGGTATCAGGATGCGGAACCGAGTAAGTCTCCAGTAGGTATAGGCAACTGGCCTCAAGGTTCCAGACTTCTAGAAGATATATATTCGGTTGCTGATGCAGTGGTGTTTGGCGACCTGCTGATCACCCTGCTCAGAAATGCCGATATCGTTCATGCCGCCAGTCTGGCTCAGCTGGTCAACGTCATTGCTCCAATCATGACAGAGCCCGGTGGTCCTGCTTGGAGACAAACCATTTTCTTCCCGTTTGCCCTGACTGCCAAATACGCAAAGGGTGGCAGTGTGCTGCCCTCTCAGGAAGATTCTGACGCATGCAAAACCAGTCAATATGGCGATGTGCCGATGACGGACTCTGTGGCGGTCAGAGGAGCCGATGGTTCGCTGACAGTTTTCGTTGTCAACCGCTGCCTTGATCGGAGCGTGGAGTATTGCTCCGACCTTTCCGGACTCTATAAAGCTGAAAAAGTGGTTGTTCAGAGCCTCCATGATGAAGATATTGCTGCTCGCAATACGCTTGGGGATCCCGAGCGTGTCGGTTTGCGGACGCGTAAAGACTTTACCCTTGAGAACGGCAAACTGAGTATCATGCTTCCTCCGGTTTCGTGGACGGCTATTCACATAGATTGA
- the holA gene encoding DNA polymerase III subunit delta yields the protein MTKAQQENPSVHLVVGGDPFFNGQRVKELCAQACAAHPDSEYIEMDAADCDAYTFQEAVGPSLLSQTAVVLLDDLQAADEALAQALVDFCREPAESESSIVIARHDGGNRGRRLLDQMAQAGAVIEHIPDLKKFDDKVDFVYGQFKAHQRRIQPRAAQRLVDVLGERIPELAAMCSQLCFDFDQDPMTLEIVNRYLTDNPAVSGFAVADRALAGRPAQAVVALRSALEQGNEPVSLIGVLALKLRTLGKEAAIESGSITTAEAKAAYWQLREAKRQLRGWTSSGLAVCIEALAQADEISKTSSGDARYALERAVELIAAKGRTLA from the coding sequence ATGACCAAAGCTCAGCAGGAGAACCCTTCCGTCCATCTGGTGGTCGGCGGCGACCCCTTCTTCAACGGGCAGCGCGTCAAGGAGCTGTGCGCACAGGCATGTGCCGCTCATCCGGACAGCGAATACATAGAGATGGATGCGGCAGACTGCGACGCTTACACCTTTCAAGAGGCGGTTGGCCCCTCCCTGCTCAGCCAGACAGCCGTGGTCCTTCTGGATGATCTGCAGGCGGCCGATGAGGCCTTGGCCCAGGCCTTAGTGGATTTCTGCCGCGAGCCCGCAGAATCCGAATCCAGCATTGTCATCGCGCGCCATGACGGGGGCAACCGGGGTCGCAGGCTTCTGGACCAGATGGCACAGGCCGGAGCAGTCATAGAGCATATACCGGATCTGAAGAAGTTCGACGACAAGGTCGACTTCGTTTATGGGCAATTCAAGGCCCACCAGCGTCGCATTCAGCCACGGGCGGCCCAGCGCCTGGTGGATGTCCTGGGCGAGCGCATTCCGGAACTGGCCGCCATGTGTTCCCAGCTCTGCTTCGATTTTGACCAGGATCCCATGACCTTGGAGATCGTCAACCGGTATTTGACTGATAACCCTGCTGTATCTGGATTCGCCGTGGCGGACAGGGCTCTTGCTGGCAGGCCTGCACAAGCTGTCGTCGCCTTGCGCTCAGCTCTGGAGCAGGGTAACGAACCAGTATCCCTTATCGGAGTATTGGCCCTGAAGCTGCGCACGCTGGGCAAGGAGGCGGCCATCGAGTCGGGATCCATCACCACAGCCGAGGCCAAGGCCGCCTACTGGCAGTTGCGGGAGGCCAAGAGGCAGCTGCGTGGATGGACCTCCTCCGGTCTGGCGGTCTGCATCGAGGCCTTGGCCCAGGCTGATGAGATCAGCAAAACCAGCAGCGGAGATGCCCGCTATGCTCTGGAACGGGCAGTGGAGTTGATTGCCGCCAAGGGAAGGACATTGGCATGA
- the tsaD gene encoding tRNA (adenosine(37)-N6)-threonylcarbamoyltransferase complex transferase subunit TsaD: MSEPLVLGIESTCDETAAALVQGNRLLSNVVASSMNEHARYGGVIPEIASRAHAESFVPVVSKALKDADMDLSQVDAIAVSAGPGLAGCLAVGVSGAKALAWAAKKPLYGINHVIGHIAVTQLQFGPFPQNALALIVSGGHTSLLHVDDLARSVQVVGTTLDDAAGECFDKIARLLGFPYPGGPHIDHHARLGDPQAIAVPQGLTKGRAGVEHPYDFSFSGVKTAVARWVERRQQAGLDIPVEDVCASLADSVATVLSRKAMAACHRFDTDTLIVGGGFSANSQLRGKLQEFGDQEGIKIRIPKINLCTDNGAMVAMLGVNLVQAGLAPSAPDFSIDSAMPMDRILM, translated from the coding sequence ATGAGTGAGCCTCTGGTGCTTGGCATCGAATCCACCTGCGATGAGACAGCGGCCGCCCTGGTTCAGGGCAACAGGCTGCTGTCCAACGTGGTGGCATCCTCCATGAACGAGCATGCCCGCTATGGGGGCGTCATCCCTGAGATCGCTTCGCGAGCACATGCTGAATCCTTTGTACCGGTAGTCTCCAAGGCCCTGAAGGATGCGGATATGGACCTGTCTCAGGTGGATGCCATAGCGGTCTCAGCTGGCCCGGGACTGGCTGGTTGCCTGGCCGTAGGCGTTTCCGGTGCCAAGGCGCTGGCTTGGGCGGCGAAAAAACCCTTGTACGGCATCAACCATGTCATCGGACACATAGCGGTCACTCAGCTCCAGTTCGGTCCCTTCCCTCAGAATGCCCTGGCCCTGATCGTCTCAGGCGGCCACACCTCGCTGCTGCATGTGGATGACCTGGCGCGATCGGTTCAGGTGGTGGGCACCACCCTGGACGACGCGGCAGGGGAGTGCTTCGACAAGATTGCACGCCTGCTTGGCTTCCCCTATCCTGGAGGTCCCCACATCGACCACCATGCCCGTCTGGGCGACCCTCAAGCCATCGCCGTGCCCCAGGGGCTGACCAAGGGTCGGGCCGGGGTCGAACATCCTTACGACTTCAGCTTCTCCGGGGTCAAGACCGCCGTGGCTCGATGGGTCGAACGCAGACAGCAGGCGGGGCTCGACATTCCCGTGGAAGATGTCTGCGCCTCCCTGGCGGATTCCGTGGCCACTGTCCTATCCCGTAAGGCCATGGCCGCCTGCCACAGGTTCGACACGGATACCTTGATTGTCGGCGGCGGGTTCTCAGCCAATTCTCAGCTGCGCGGCAAGCTTCAGGAGTTCGGCGACCAGGAGGGCATCAAGATCCGCATTCCGAAGATCAACCTGTGCACGGACAACGGCGCCATGGTGGCCATGCTGGGCGTCAATCTGGTTCAGGCTGGCCTGGCCCCCTCTGCGCCTGACTTCTCCATTGATTCAGCCATGCCCATGGACAGGATCCTCATGTAA
- the tsaB gene encoding tRNA (adenosine(37)-N6)-threonylcarbamoyltransferase complex dimerization subunit type 1 TsaB codes for MSGTDTPLLVIDTSYGSTVGLPERESCIETDSRSHVERLQVNIAKVMDQAGLSADDLKTIVVGLGPAPFTGLRSGIVTAKALAFATGARLLGQDILEPQARYAYSRFKQQVKDHTRLLVLAVNDARRRQLYYRLFDDFGDPEAPARPLIEMSIDYPAAICETITAITEEQESLDQGPATLVISGHGAGRYADQWERLGKHPDIRVVLDVGSFLEDRNRGTGLMAACACRRAQQGLIDPVEPLYLRRPDVSVPNPLKHVAVQS; via the coding sequence ATGAGCGGGACCGATACGCCCCTTTTGGTGATCGATACCTCATATGGCTCGACTGTTGGGCTGCCCGAACGGGAGTCTTGCATCGAAACCGACTCGCGCTCGCACGTGGAACGCCTCCAGGTCAATATCGCCAAGGTCATGGATCAGGCCGGGCTGTCTGCAGACGATTTGAAGACCATCGTGGTGGGACTGGGCCCTGCGCCTTTCACCGGTCTGCGGTCAGGCATTGTCACCGCCAAAGCCCTGGCGTTTGCCACCGGCGCCCGTCTGCTGGGACAGGACATCCTGGAGCCGCAGGCCCGCTATGCCTATAGCCGGTTCAAGCAGCAGGTCAAAGACCATACCCGGCTCCTGGTTCTGGCTGTCAACGATGCTCGACGTCGGCAGCTCTACTACCGTCTCTTTGATGACTTTGGAGACCCGGAAGCCCCGGCCCGACCGCTGATCGAAATGAGCATCGACTATCCAGCAGCTATCTGTGAGACAATTACGGCCATCACAGAAGAGCAGGAGTCCCTGGACCAGGGCCCTGCCACTCTGGTCATTAGCGGCCACGGAGCCGGTCGCTACGCTGACCAGTGGGAGCGTCTGGGTAAGCATCCGGATATACGGGTGGTGCTGGACGTAGGATCCTTCCTGGAGGATAGGAATCGGGGGACAGGTCTGATGGCGGCTTGTGCATGCCGACGTGCCCAGCAGGGACTGATCGACCCCGTGGAGCCGCTTTACCTCCGTCGACCGGACGTCTCGGTGCCCAATCCGCTTAAGCACGTAGCAGTTCAGTCATGA
- the tsaE gene encoding tRNA (adenosine(37)-N6)-threonylcarbamoyltransferase complex ATPase subunit type 1 TsaE has product MRLQDSTGPQDGFELVVPTDEDMQRLGRSLASYLHGGDVILLSGPLGAGKTTLAQGLGIGLGVDGPVVSPTFTIARELHGHLSDGSPVTLIHVDAYRLGGQGYLPGEDAVDRLLDELESLGLDEELEDPGQRTIILMEWGEQMASALADQRLEVTIDRPVDPREDLDAPPSSQGQRMVRLRGVGPSWATRLEKMRKAMTA; this is encoded by the coding sequence ATGAGACTGCAGGACAGCACCGGGCCACAGGATGGATTTGAACTGGTCGTTCCCACGGACGAGGACATGCAACGTCTGGGTAGAAGTCTGGCCTCGTACCTACATGGCGGGGACGTGATCCTCCTGTCTGGACCCTTGGGGGCGGGCAAGACCACGCTGGCCCAGGGGCTGGGCATCGGACTCGGAGTGGACGGCCCTGTGGTCTCTCCCACGTTTACCATCGCAAGAGAGTTGCATGGCCATTTGTCAGACGGCTCGCCGGTCACCCTGATCCACGTGGACGCCTATCGGTTGGGAGGGCAGGGCTATCTGCCCGGTGAGGATGCCGTGGATCGGCTCCTTGACGAGCTGGAGTCCCTTGGTCTGGATGAGGAATTGGAAGACCCGGGCCAAAGGACCATCATCCTGATGGAATGGGGCGAGCAGATGGCCTCTGCCCTGGCCGATCAACGCCTGGAAGTAACCATCGACCGACCTGTGGATCCCCGGGAAGATCTTGACGCGCCACCCAGCTCCCAGGGTCAGCGTATGGTACGTCTGCGTGGGGTGGGTCCTTCATGGGCCACCAGACTGGAGAAGATGAGAAAGGCGATGACTGCATGA
- the rimI gene encoding ribosomal protein S18-alanine N-acetyltransferase → MIRRAALEDLDQLVDLEARVFDDEAWSRQALWFELSAPSRTYLVWEDQGGILGYGGYWPGERDAELMTIGVLPEARNRGIAGSLLAKLIAGADRQGLQRMNLEVRVDNRAAIHLYEDFGFSQTGLCKGYYQPEGVDAWAMTRPLSSAGPGPVGSVRSELSEGQERIIDHE, encoded by the coding sequence ATGATTCGCAGGGCGGCCTTGGAGGACCTGGACCAGCTGGTCGACCTGGAGGCGCGCGTCTTCGATGATGAGGCCTGGAGTCGGCAGGCGCTGTGGTTTGAGTTGTCTGCGCCCTCGCGCACCTACCTGGTATGGGAAGACCAGGGCGGCATCCTAGGCTACGGAGGGTATTGGCCTGGCGAACGGGATGCCGAGCTGATGACCATCGGGGTGCTGCCGGAAGCCCGGAATCGCGGCATTGCAGGATCCCTGCTGGCCAAGCTGATTGCTGGTGCCGATCGCCAGGGTCTGCAGCGCATGAACCTTGAGGTGCGGGTAGACAACCGCGCGGCCATTCACCTATATGAGGACTTCGGCTTCTCGCAGACGGGCTTATGCAAAGGCTATTATCAGCCTGAAGGCGTGGATGCCTGGGCGATGACCAGACCTTTAAGCTCGGCCGGGCCTGGTCCGGTGGGTTCTGTCAGAAGCGAGCTTTCAGAAGGACAGGAAAGGATTATTGACCATGAGTGA